One genomic segment of Ricinus communis isolate WT05 ecotype wild-type chromosome 3, ASM1957865v1, whole genome shotgun sequence includes these proteins:
- the LOC8259424 gene encoding synaptotagmin-4 yields MSFLVGMIIGMSIGIGLVVAYARYQNIRSLRRSQLAKTVAAFARMKVQDSRKLLPGESYPSWVVFSQRQKLTWLNLQLDKVWPYVNEAASELIRTNVEPVLEQYRPAILSSLKFSKLTLGTVAPQFTGISILEDESGAGSVTMELEMQWDGNPNIVLDINTRVGVALPIQVKNIGFTGVFRLIFKPLVEEFPGFGAISYSLRHKKKLDFKLKVVGGEISAIPGISDAIEETIRDAIEDSITWPVRKIVPILPGDYSDLEVKPVGTLEVKLVQGKELTNKDIIGKSDPYAVVFIRPLRDRMKTSKVINNQLNPLWNEHFEFIVEDPSTQHLTVRVFDDEGVQASEFIGCAQVALKDLEPGKVKDVWLKLVKDLEVQRDTKYRGQVQLELLYCPFGTESSLKNPFNPDYQLTTLEKAIKSGAEAADDATLGRSNSQKKSVIVRGVLSVSVVAAENLPAVDLMGKADPYVVLQMKKSETKVKTRVVNESLNPVWNQTFDFVVEDALHDLLILEVWDHDTFGKDKIGRVIMTLTRVILEGEFQESFPIDGAKSGKLFLHLKWTPQLKFRET; encoded by the exons ATGTCTTTCTTGGTTGGAATGATCATTGGAATGTCCATTGGAATTGGGTTGGTTGTAGCCTACGCTCGTTATCAGAATATCAGATCCCTGCGTCGTTCTCaattg GCAAAGACAGTAGCTGCATTTGCGAGAATGAAAGTGCAAGATTCAAGAAAACTTCTGCCAGGAGAGTCGTATCCATCATGGGTCGTCTTTTCACAGAGACAAAAG TTAACTTGGCTTAATCTTCAACTTGACAAGGTTTGGCCTTATGTTAATGAG GCAGCGTCAGAGTTGATAAGAACCAATGTTGAGCCAGTTCTTGAACAATATAGACCAGCCATATTATCCTCCCTCAAGTTTTCAAAATTGACACTTGGTACTGTGGCTCCACAGTTTACAG GAATTTCAATTCTTGAAGATGAAAGTGGAGCTGGAAGCGTCACTATGGAGTTGGAGATGCAATGGGATGGCAATCCGAATATTGTTCTTGATATCAATACCAGAGTTGGTGTGGCACTACCCATACAG GTAAAAAATATTGGATTCACTGGGGTTTTCAGGTTAATCTTTAAACCATTAGTTGAAGAGTTTCCTGGTTTTGGAGCTATTTCTTATTCCTTGAGACATAAG AAAAAACTGGATTTTAAGCTTAAAGTTGTTGGTGGTGAGATATCAGCTATACCAGGGATTTCTGATGCCATTGAG GAAACTATTCGGGATGCTATTGAAGATTCTATAACATGGCCAGTTCGAAAAATTGTGCCAATATTACCCGGTGACTACAG TGATCTGGAGGTGAAGCCTGTTGGAACGTTAGAAGTGAAGCTTGTACAAGGCAAGGAGTTAACCAATAAAGATATTATTGGAAAATCCGATCCTTATGCAGTTGTATTCATACGTCCACTCCGTGACAGAATGAAAACCAGCAAAGTTATT AATAATCAATTGAATCCTCTCTGGAATGAACACTTTGAGTTCATAGTTGAAGATCCATCGACTCAACACTTGACAGTAAGAGTTTTTGATGATGAAGGGGTTCAGGCCTCTGAATTCATTGGTTGTGCTCAAGTGGCATTGAAGGACCTTGAGCCTGGAAAAGTGAAGGATGTATGGTTGAAACTAGTCAAGGATTTGGAGGTCCAGAGGGATACTAAATATAGGGGTCAG GTGCAATTGGAGCTTTTGTACTGTCCATTCGGCACAGAGAGCAGCTTGAAGAATCCTTTTAATCCTGATTACCAACTGACAACCTTAGAGAAGGCTATTAAGAGTGGAGCTGAAGCAGCAGATGATGCTACTCTGGGAAGATCAAACTCGCAGAAGAAGAGCGTTATCGTGCGAGGAGTACTATCAGTTAGTGTGGTAGCTGCAGAAAACTTACCGGCAGTAGACTTGATGGGAAAGGCTGACCCTTATGTAGTCCTTCAGATGAAGAAATCGGAAACGAAAGTCAAGACCAGG GTTGTAAATGAGAGCCTAAATCCTGTTTGGAATCAAACATTTGACTTCGTTGTGGAGGATGCATTACAtgatttgttaattttagaagTTTGGGACCATGATACTTTTGGAAAG GATAAAATAGGAAGAGTCATCATGACACTCACCAGGGTTATATTAGAAGGGGAATTTCAAGAAAGTTTTCCAATAGATGGTGCCAAATCAGGAAAGCTCTTCTTGCACCTCAAATGGACACCGCAGCTCAAGTTTCGTGAAACTTGA
- the LOC8259423 gene encoding bifunctional purple acid phosphatase 26 has protein sequence MQLLQFLVVIVVLLDFLENGNAGITSSFTRSQWPSTDIPLDNQVFAIPKGHNAPQQVHITQGDYDGKAVIISWITADEPGSINVEYGKLEKKYEFSAQGTVTNYTFYNYTSGYIHHCLVDGLEYDTKYFYKIGEGDSSREFWFRTPPKIDPDAPYTFGIIGDLGQTYNSFSTLEHYMHSGGQTVLFVGDLSYADRYQYNDVGIRWDSWGRFVESSTAYQPWIWSAGNHEIEFMPDMGEILPFKSYLHRYATPYNASKSSNPLWYAIRRASTHIIVLSSYSPYVKYTPQWRWLREEFKRVDREKTPWLIVLMHVPIYNSNFGHYMEGESMRAVFESWFVHFKVDFIFAGHVHAYERSYRISNIHYNVTSGDRYPVPDKSAPVYITVGDGGNQEGLAGRFWDPQPDYSAFREASYGHSTLEIRNRTHAIYHWNRNDDGRKVPTDSVIFHNQYWASNLHRRRHLKDSRHVSY, from the exons ATGCAGTTGCTTCAGTTCTTGGTTGTAATAGTTGTTCTCTTGGATTTTCTTGAAAATGGAAATGCGGGTATTACAAGTTCTTTTACCCGCTCTCAATGGCCATCTACTGATATCCCTCTTGATAATCAAGTATTTGCTATTCCAAAAGGTCACAATGCTCCCCAGCAA GTGCATATTACTCAAGGTGATTATGATGGGAAGGCTGTGATAATTTCTTGGATTACGGCCGATGAACCGGGTTCTATTAATGTGGAATATGGAAAACTGGAGAAGAAATATGAGTTTAGTGCTCAGGGCACTGTAACTAATTACACCTTTTACAATTATACGTCTGGTTATATTCATCATTGTCTTGTTGATGGACTTGAG TATGacaccaagtacttttataaGATTGGAGAAGGTGATTCTTCTCGTGAATTTTGGTTTCGAACACCTCCAAAGATTGATCCTGATGCTCCTTATACTTTTGGAATTATCG gTGATTTGGGTCAAACATATAATTCCTTTTCTACTCTTGAGCATTACATGCATAGTGGGGGACAGACTGTCTTATTTGTTGGAGACCTCTCATATGCTGATAGGTATCAATACAATGATGTTGGTATTAGATGGGACTCATGGGGCCGTTTTGTTGAGAGTAGTACTGCATATCAGCCATGGATTTGGTCGGCTGGGAATCATGAGATAGAGTTCATGCCAGACATG GGTGAAATTCTTCCATTTAAATCATATCTGCATAGATATGCTACTCCCTATAATGCCTCAAAAAGCAGCAATCCTCTTTGGTATGCTATACGACGGGCATCTACTCACATCATTGTTCTTTCCAGCTATTCTCCATATG tgaAATACACTCCTCAATGGAGATGGCTTAGAGAGGAATTCAAAAGAGTGGACAGGGAGAAGACACCTTGGCTTATTGTTCTCATGCACGTGCCTATCTACAATAGTAACTTTGGTCACTACATGGAAGGTGAAAGTATGCGTGCTGTATTTGAGAGCTGGTTTGTCCACTTCAAAGTTGACTTCATTTTTGCTGGCCATGTCCATGCCTATGAACGATCA TACCGCATTTCCAACATACACTACAATGTAACAAGTGGCGATCGATATCCTGTACCTGACAAATCAGCCCCAGTATACATAACTGTAGGAGATGGAGGAAACCAGGAAGGCCTAGCTGGAAG GTTTTGGGACCCGCAACCAGATTATTCTGCCTTCCGGGAGGCCAGTTATGGTCATTCTACCTTGGAAATCAGGAATAGAACACATGCAATCTACCATTGGAACCGAAATGATGATGGCAGAAAAGTACCAACTGATTCAGTAATATTCCACAACCAATACTG GGCAAGCAATCTGCACAGGAGGAGACATCTTAAGGATAGCAGACATGTCAGCTACTGA
- the LOC8259421 gene encoding uncharacterized protein LOC8259421 produces the protein MEQSSEVQDNNNPLSSFLQSLKKSSKHLQNKSTFITHNPQPAIEALFELHREHETIFSSNPKLSKLSELLFTLRTLLQKHKGSPGNSLKSLIHRQIINYRIYQVAFAIEAEVQACIDQENVQNLVKISQDQETVSEEERLRVLKEFENRLLLGFDSNFQELVLRAKGFTILESLLCDSTCSKRIREQAALCIVGLVEFNRDVFVGLVLMGPIVQSLISMASGCSIQVLCSLIRLIKTPLIDEIELDGEIPRIISLLRSQDLSIQVAAMDCICEIAYSGRKEVIEAMIEEGLIEKLMEFQRSKFGDNLVKKATDQCTEKRNGEMCEEDIEEEEEEEIVRNRPFASCVKRFAVQVEVGDGLNYQERKALKMEILRRVKEASVSEAEEASIVAEVLWGSSS, from the coding sequence ATGGAACAATCATCAGAAGTTCAAGACAACAATAACCCTTTATCATCATTCTTACAGTCTCTTAAAAAATCTTCAAAACATCTCCAAAACAAATCTACTTTCATTACCCACAATCCCCAACCTGCCATAGAAGCTCTTTTCGAACTCCATAGAGAGCACGAGACCATTTTCTCTAGCAACCCAAAACTTTCTAAACTCTCTGAATTATTATTCACCCTTAGAACCCTACTTCAAAAGCATAAAGGATCCCCAGGTAATAGCCTTAAATCCCTCATTCACCGCCAAATAATTAACTACAGAATTTATCAAGTTGCATTTGCTATTGAAGCTGAGGTTCAAGCCTGTATTGATCAAGAAAATGTTCAGAATCTTGTAAAGATAAGTCAAGATCAAGAAACAGTAAGTGAGGAAGAGAGATTAAGGGTATTGAAAGAGTTTGAGAATCGTTTATTACTGGGTTTTGATAGTAATTTTCAAGAATTAGTTTTGAGAGCAAAAGGGTTCACAATTCTTGAATCTTTACTATGTGACTCAACTTGCTCGAAGAGGATTAGAGAACAGGCTGCTCTTTGTATAGTTGGTTTAGTCGAATTCAATAGAGATGTGTTTGTTGGGTTGGTTTTAATGGGTCCAATTGTTCAATCTTTGATATCAATGGCTTCAGGTTGTTCCatacaagttctttgttcacTTATAAGATTGATCAAGACTCCATTGATTGATGAAATTGAATTGGATGGAGAAATCCCAAGAATTATAAGCCTTTTGAGGTCACAAGATTTATCAATTCAAGTAGCAGCAATGGATTGCATCTGTGAAATTGCATATTCTGGTAGAAAAGAAGTGATTGAAGCTATGATAGAAGAAGGGTTGATTGAAAAGCTGATGGAATTCCAAAGATCAAAATTTGGAGACAACCTAGTCAAGAAAGCGACAGATCAATGTACTGAGAAGAGAAATGGAGAAATGTGTGAAGAGGATattgaggaagaagaagaagaagaaattgtaAGGAACAGACCATTTGCAAGCTGTGTAAAGAGATTTGCAGTGCAAGTTGAAGTAGGAGATGGATTGAACTACCAAGAAAGAAAAGCCTTGAAAATGGAAATATTGAGGAGAGTTAAAGAAGCCTCTGTTTCTGAGGCAGAGGAGGCCTCTATTGTGGCAGAGGTACTGTGGGGTTCTTcatcttga
- the LOC8259420 gene encoding uncharacterized transporter C405.03c has protein sequence MSWRYKAGLFLIAAVVIIWVTSAEVTQGIFTDYKQPFAVTYLGASLMVVYLPIAFLKDWICKILKHRSSKSGKDAGSLNECSDGLNSPLSQKIFEMELQGTLTRKDSEADLSSEAEGKPLVPRHKDDLNVLKHDKELTTREIATYGFYIAPIWFVTEYLSNAALARTSVASTTVLSSTSGLFTLFIGVFLGQDTLNAAKVAAVLVSMAGVVMTALGKTWAADESQLSTSINGKRSFVGDLFGLLSAMSYGLFTVLLKKFAGEEGERVDVQKLFGYIGLFTLVALWWLVLPLTALGIEPKFTIPHSAKMDEVVLANGFIGSVLSDYFWALCVVWTTPLVATLGMSLTIPLAMVADMVIHGRHYSAIYILGSAQVFAGFVIANLSDWFSRKLGL, from the exons ATGAGTTGGAGATATAAAGCTGGTCTATTCTTGATAGCTGCTGTTGTTATTATATGGGTCACCTCTGCAGAAGTTACCCAG GGTATCTTTACGGATTACAAGCAGCCATTTGCGGTGACTTATCTTGGAGCTTCTCTAATGGTGGTTTACCTTCCAATAGCATTTCTTAAGGACTGGATATGTAAGATACTAAAGCACCGTTCTTCTAAAAGCGGTAAAGATGCAGGAAGCCTAAATGAGTGTTCTGATGGATTAAATTCCCCTCTAAGCcagaaaatttttgaaatggaACTTCAGGGAACTTTGACCAGAAAAGACAGTGAAGCAGACCTTTCATCTGAAGCAGAGGGAAAGCCTTTGGTTCCCAGACACAAAGATGATTTAAACGTGTTGAAACATGACAAAGAGCTCACAACTCGAGAGATTGCCACCTATGGTTTCTATATCGCTCCAATCTGGTTTGTAACAGAG TATTTGTCAAATGCTGCACTCGCACGTACAAGTGTTGCAAGTACAACAGTTCTGTCATCAACGTCGGGACTTTTTACTCTCTTCATTGGTGTGTTTCTGGGTCAAGATACCTTAAATGCTGCAAAAGTAGCAGCTGTCCTTGTGAGCATGGCTGGTGTTGTCATGACTGCATTGGGAAAAACTTGGGCTGCAGATGAGTCTCAACTAAGCACTTCCAT CAATGGGAAGCGCTCTTTTGTTGGGGATCTTTTTGGCCTTCTCTCAGCCATGTCATACGGACTATTTACAG TGCTTCTTAAAAAGTTTGCTGGTGAGGAAGGAGAACGGGTTGATGTCCAAAAGTTGTTTGGATACATTGGCCTGTTCACGCTTGTAGCTCTATGGTGGCTTG TGTTGCCATTGACCGCCTTGGGGATAGAACCCAAGTTCACAATTCCTCACTCGGCTAAAATGGATGAAGTTGTTCTTGCAAATGGCTTTATTGGAAGTGTCCTTTCTGACTACTTTTG GGCATTATGTGTTGTATGGACAACTCCATTGGTGGCCACGTTGGGAATGTCGCTCACCATCCCTCTTGCTATGGTGGCTGATATGGTTATTCACGGTCGTCACTACTCAGCGATTTACATCCTTGGTTCTGCTCAG GTTTTTGCGGGATTTGTGATAGCTAACCTTTCAGATTGGTTCTCAAGGAAGTTGGGATTATAG
- the LOC8259419 gene encoding ER membrane protein complex subunit 7 homolog — protein MGSILRWKPVNLILFAQFCVSLLLPALAVSSGSSDGHSINGRVKIGGLGIKGFGLPGKLSSVKVVLNGGQNITFLRPDGYFSFHNVPAGTHLIEVAAIGYFFSPVRVDVSARFPGKVQAALTENRRGLNELVLEPMRDEQYYEIREPFSIMSVVKSPMGLMVGFMLVVMFLMPKLMENMDPEEMRRAQEEMRQQGVPSLASLLPGAQRGS, from the exons ATGGGGTCGATCCTCAGATGGAAACCGGTCAATCTCATACTTTTCGCACAATTTTGCGTTTCTCTTCTCCTTCCGGCTCTTGCGGTTTCGTCAGG GTCTAGCGACGGTCACAGCATCAATGGTCGAGTGAAGATCGGAG GTTTGGGTATAAAAGGATTTGGTCTTCCTGGAAAACTATCTAGTGTCAAAGTTGTACTCAATGGTGGCCAAAACATCACTTTTCTCAGGCCTGATGGATATTTTTCATT TCACAACGTGCCAGCAGGAACTCATTTAATTGAAGTGGCTGCAATCGGCTATTTCTTTTCTCCA GTCCGAGTTGACGTTAGTGCCAGATTCCCTGGCAAGGTTCAGGCAGCTTTGACAGAGAACAGAAGGGGCCTGAATGAGTTGGTATTGGAGCCAATGAGAGATGAACAATATTATGAG ATTAGAGAACCTTTCTCGATAATGTCTGTTGTCAAAAGCCCAATGGGTCTTATGGTGGGATTTATGCTGGTGGTCATGTTCCTGATGCCCAAATTAATGGAGAACATGG ATCCTGAGGAAATGAGGCGAGCACAAGAAGAAATGAGGCAACAAGGGGTTCCTTCCCTGGCAAGCTTATTGCCAGGAGCACAGAGGGGCTCATAG
- the LOC8259418 gene encoding hydroxyproline O-galactosyltransferase HPGT3 isoform X1: MDTLPTTTTKSDRRWRSKPLQSSKPSLVMAFFSCLAWLYVAGRLWQDAENRMLLSNLLKLNSAQRPRVLTVEDKLAVLGCKDLERRIVEAEMELTLAKSQGYLKNQLPHSGSSSSGKKLLAVIGVYTGFGSRLKRNVFRGSWMPRGDALKKLEERGVVIRFVIGRSANRGDSLDRNIDEENSSTKDFLILDGHEEAQEEIPKKAKFFFSTAVQKWDAEFYVKVDDNINLDLEGLIGLLERRRGQDSAYVGCMKSGDVITEEGKQWYEPDWWKFGDEKSYFRHASGSLFILSKNLAQYININSASLKMYAHDDTSVGSWMMGLQATYIDDNRLCCSSIKQDKVCSVA, encoded by the exons ATGGATACCTTACCAACAACGACAACTAAATCAGATAGGCGATGGAGATCGAAGCCTTTACAGAGTTCCAAACCATCTCTCGTTATGGCTTTCTTCTCCTGCCTCGCTTGGCTCTATGTTGCCGGACG TTTATGGCAAGACGCGGAAAACAGAATGTTGCTTTCTAATCTTCTTAAATTGAATTCAGCTCAG AGACCCAGGGTTCTTACTGTTGAAGATAAGCTAGCTGTTCTAGGATGCAA AGATCTGGAGAGGAGGATTGTGGAGGCTGAAATGGAATTGACATTGGCCAAAAGTCAAGGGTACCTTAAGAATCAGTTACCACATAGTGGGTCTTCTTCTTCAGGCAAAAAACTTCTTGCAGTTATTGGAGTTTATACTGGATTTGGCAGTCGCTTAAAGCGAAATGTGTTTCGAGGGTCATGGATGCCTAGAG GTGATGCTTTAAAAAAACTTGAGGAAAGAGGAGTAGTGATACGTTTTGTAATTGGGCGGAG TGCCAATCGAGGTGATAGCTTAGATCGAAATATTGACGAGGAAAATAGCTCAACAAAGGATTTCTTGATACTT GATGGTCATGAGGAGGCACAAGAAGAAATTCCAAAGAAAGCAAAATTCTTCTTTAGCACTGCCGTACAAAAATGGGATGCAGAATTTTATGTGAAAGTTGACGACAATATAAATTTGGATCTTG AGGGGTTAATTGGACTTCTTGAACGCCGTCGTGGTCAAGATAGTGCTTATGTTGGGTGCATGAAGTCAGGAGATGTGATTACTGAAGA GGGAAAGCAATGGTATGAGCCCGACTGGTGGAAATTCGGGGATGAGAAATC ATACTTCCGGCATGCATCTGGTTCACTTTTCATACTCTCCAAAAATTTGGCTCAGTATATTAACATAAACAG TGCATCTCTAAAGATGTATGCCCATGATGATACATCAGTGGGATCTTGGATGATGGGTTTACAAGCAACCTATATAGATGACAATCGCCTTTGCTGCAGTAGCATTAAACAAG ATAAAGTATGTTCTGTAGCATGA
- the LOC8259418 gene encoding hydroxyproline O-galactosyltransferase HPGT3 isoform X2, with protein MLKCRDLERRIVEAEMELTLAKSQGYLKNQLPHSGSSSSGKKLLAVIGVYTGFGSRLKRNVFRGSWMPRGDALKKLEERGVVIRFVIGRSANRGDSLDRNIDEENSSTKDFLILDGHEEAQEEIPKKAKFFFSTAVQKWDAEFYVKVDDNINLDLEGLIGLLERRRGQDSAYVGCMKSGDVITEEGKQWYEPDWWKFGDEKSYFRHASGSLFILSKNLAQYININSASLKMYAHDDTSVGSWMMGLQATYIDDNRLCCSSIKQDKVCSVA; from the exons A TGTTGAAATGTAGAGATCTGGAGAGGAGGATTGTGGAGGCTGAAATGGAATTGACATTGGCCAAAAGTCAAGGGTACCTTAAGAATCAGTTACCACATAGTGGGTCTTCTTCTTCAGGCAAAAAACTTCTTGCAGTTATTGGAGTTTATACTGGATTTGGCAGTCGCTTAAAGCGAAATGTGTTTCGAGGGTCATGGATGCCTAGAG GTGATGCTTTAAAAAAACTTGAGGAAAGAGGAGTAGTGATACGTTTTGTAATTGGGCGGAG TGCCAATCGAGGTGATAGCTTAGATCGAAATATTGACGAGGAAAATAGCTCAACAAAGGATTTCTTGATACTT GATGGTCATGAGGAGGCACAAGAAGAAATTCCAAAGAAAGCAAAATTCTTCTTTAGCACTGCCGTACAAAAATGGGATGCAGAATTTTATGTGAAAGTTGACGACAATATAAATTTGGATCTTG AGGGGTTAATTGGACTTCTTGAACGCCGTCGTGGTCAAGATAGTGCTTATGTTGGGTGCATGAAGTCAGGAGATGTGATTACTGAAGA GGGAAAGCAATGGTATGAGCCCGACTGGTGGAAATTCGGGGATGAGAAATC ATACTTCCGGCATGCATCTGGTTCACTTTTCATACTCTCCAAAAATTTGGCTCAGTATATTAACATAAACAG TGCATCTCTAAAGATGTATGCCCATGATGATACATCAGTGGGATCTTGGATGATGGGTTTACAAGCAACCTATATAGATGACAATCGCCTTTGCTGCAGTAGCATTAAACAAG ATAAAGTATGTTCTGTAGCATGA